TGCAGCCGGGGGCCGGGCCGGGTCGGgccggcggggcggggcggggcgggaccAGAGCTCCGGGCGGCGCTCGCTcgcttgctcgctcgctcgccCGAGCGGTCGGAGTCTCGGCTCccgcgcccgcccgcccgccgagGGGCGCCCGTGAAGGTGGCGGCGGACGCGGAAGGCGGAGGGCGGCCCCGAGCCTGAGGTGAGCTGCggtggaggcagaggaggacgcggaggctgaggctgaggcggaggcggaggctgAGGCGGAGGTGAAGGAGCCGCAGCGGGCACAGTCGGCGGCCGAGACCCCAGGGGAGGGGGGCGCGcggccaggaggaggaggaggaggaggagaggcggcagcggcggcggcggcggcggcggcggcggcagcggcggcgagGGATGGAGGACCAGCCGAAGGACCGTGAGGCCGAGGTCGCCGGGCCCTGGTTTTCTAAGTGGGAGCGCCAGTGCCTTGCAGAGGCGGAGCAGGCGGAGCAGCTGTCCCCGGAGCTGCAGGAGGAGGCGGCTGCCGATGCGGCGGGGCTCAAGATCGAGCGCCAGAGGCTCTGGCACCTCTTCCAGATCTCAGCCACGGCAGTGGCCCAGCTCTACAAAGATTCCGGGTGCCAGCAGCCAGGACTCTCTATGTGGGACCCCTTCCAGAACGCGGCCATGGCCGTGACCAGCCTCTACAAAGAGAGCGGGGATGCCTACCAGAGAAGTTTTGAACTGGGCGTCCAGGTTGGCTACCAGCGTCGTGTGAGAGACGTGCTGGAGTGGGTGAAGAAGGGTAGGAGCATCATTCGTCGGGAAGACCTCATAAGCTTCCTCTGTGGCAAAGTTCCCCCCACACCCCAGCCTCCACGCACCCCCCGGATGTCCCCCAGGCCACCGGCGGCTGCCTCCACTCAAGCTGCTGCCACTGAGTCCGGCACACCTGTGGGCGTCGACCTACAGCCCTTCCACGAGGCCATTGCTCTCCATGGCCTCAGTGGTGCCATGGCAAGCATCAGCATGCGATCTGGCCCTCCAGGTTCCTCATCTCAAGATGGAGGTATTGCCAGCAGTGGGCGATGGAAAAGTAGCTTCCTCGAAAATGATCCTAACTCCTTGAGCTCAGAAGAACTGACTCTCCTCCTGGACAGTGGGGGAGTCCGCAAGCGCACCTCTGCCCAGTTTGGTGATGGCTCTGCAGACTCTCCATTGCACAAGCGTAACCGAATGGTCTAAACTGCCTCTTTTCTTTGGTTGCCCACCATCCACCAACTTACTGCTTGACAGTCAACTTGACCATCAACTTGCTTGTTGAAACCATACcagagactgctgatcttccttcTCTAAGTTAAAGATTTCTATCAAGTTTAccataaaaaaaatttaaaagtattccAGAAGAGGCCTCCTATGACTCTGACTTTCCAAAAATATAACTCTATTACAGAACATCAAATATCACATAGTTAGCAATATCATTTAGACTTTAAAGCAAAACACATCCAGTGAGGGTGGGAGCCTGGTTTATCTTGTTCAAGTTGTTATTTCTTTGCACCTAGTACAGTTGttggtgctcaataaatgtttgttgaatgaataaatgtgaccttattttaaattcttaaa
The genomic region above belongs to Mus musculus strain C57BL/6J chromosome X genomic patch of type FIX, GRCm38.p6 PATCHES MG3231_PATCH and contains:
- the Gm715 gene encoding uncharacterized protein LOC279618, with translation MEDQPKDREAEVAGPWFSKWERQCLAEAEQAEQLSPELQEEAAADAAGLKIERQRLWHLFQISATAVAQLYKDSGCQQPGLSMWDPFQNAAMAVTSLYKESGDAYQRSFELGVQVGYQRRVRDVLEWVKKGRSIIRREDLISFLCGKVPPTPQPPRTPRMSPRPPAAASTQAAATESGTPVGVDLQPFHEAIALHGLSGAMASISMRSGPPGSSSQDGGIASSGRWKSSFLENDPNSLSSEELTLLLDSGGVRKRTSAQFGDGSADSPLHKRNRMV